The DNA window AACGCCGGCAGGCCAGACGAAGAATCCCCAGGACGAATACCGAAATACGCGTTCTGATAATTGGTGTCGGTGATCGTCACGCGAGGGCCAAAAGACAGCAACTGCCTGTCGCTATCGCGCAAGACGTAGTCCGCACTCAGCACGGAGATGAAGCCATCATGGCCGGTGCCCCCTTGGCGTGCCTCTGCGCGGAAGCGAAGGTTCTCGCCTATTTCCAGTTGCGCGAAGCCGCCCAGTTCGAACGAAAAATCTATTTCCGGCAGCCCTCCCACATCGTCGGAAGATCGCTCTCCCTCGAAGCCGAGCGACGGGCCCAGCGACAAATTGCTAACGCGAATAACCGCGAAACCGAAGCTCTCGTCAGGTGCCTCGAACTTGAAATCCTCTCCAACATCCGCTCGTGAGACATCGATCAATGACCGAATGGCGATTGTGTCGGAACCAGGATAGCT is part of the Qipengyuania profundimaris genome and encodes:
- a CDS encoding MipA/OmpV family protein, which translates into the protein GLGFCFIAAFTRTRTCPSRKKRNYRMKIAYTLSLFAIGLGFTITAPVAAQQKTGEPRRTRIALGPQLVPSYPGSDTIAIRSLIDVSRADVGEDFKFEAPDESFGFAVIRVSNLSLGPSLGFEGERSSDDVGGLPEIDFSFELGGFAQLEIGENLRFRAEARQGGTGHDGFISVLSADYVLRDSDRQLLSFGPRVTITDTNYQNAYFGIRPGDSSSGLPAFDADGGVQSVGATLGYIQQFSPRWGIYSYAKYDRLIGDPAGSPVVAAFGSGDQFAGGIALTYTFGRGIE